The Desulfococcus multivorans DNA window ACCTGCACCGGTATTGACGGGAAGGAACGAACGTGGACGCTGCCGGAAGAAGATTCCCAGGGCAACTTTCAATTCATGCCCGACGAAACCGCCGCTGCCACAGTTCAACCCCCCATGAAAGCTCACGTCTAAACAGGCATACCGGACGTGTCGCTTGCCAGACATGCCATATACCCCGCTTTGCCAAATTGAACAGCACTGAAATTCGCAGAGATTGGACCAAACCCTGGTTCGATATTAATCTGTTTGGAGGCCAGGGCGGCTTCAAGGCTGCCAAGCCACATCTCACGGCAGATCATCGGGCTCCCCTTTGAATTCGATGTGTCATGTACCGACATGCTTCACTACAATGGCATTCAAGGGGCAGGCCGCGATGCAGTCCCAGCATCCCATGCACATATCCTGGAAAATCATCGGTGATTCAAAAACGCCGTCCAGCTGTTTGATCACTTTATGGGTACACGCTGATACGGCTGGACAAAGGCCCGTGTCAGGGGCACATGTTTTCGGATCGCACCGCTGGTAATCGATTGCGGCAAATGATTTTTTGGACTGCACACTCATATTGATCCCTTATGCCCGATCGGTTGAAAATCGGGCCTTTCCCGGCAGCAAGTCTATGCGACTGCAACGCCTTTCTGCCTGAGGTACGCTTTGAGGTCCGCAATGGTGATGATATTGAAATGGAAGACCGAAGCGGCCAGAAGAATGCCGGCGCCGGCCTGCACGGCATCGTAGAAATGCTCGAGCTTGCCTGCGCCGCCGGAAGCTACCACCTGCGCGGAAGTCGCTTCTTTGATTTTCCGGATCAGGGGCAGATCGTAACCTGTCTTGACACCGTCGGTTGTTTTGCTGGTGGGCAGGATGGTGGCCACGCCATAGCCGTCCACACGCTTGGCCCATTCTATGGCATCGACACCGGTGGGTGTGCGGCCCCCGTCGATGTACACTTCATATCCTGACGGCAGTGCCGGATTGGCCGCGGCATCGATGGCGACGGTGACGCGATCCGCACCGAAGGCCCCCACCATCTCCTGAATGACGTCGGGCTTGCGGAAGGCGGCGCTGCTGGTGGAAATCTTGTCGGCACCGGCCTCCAGGACGGCGGCGGCCGAGGCGACGTCACTGATGCCGCCGCCCACCGTGAACGGCACCGTTGCCGCGTCCGCCACCTTTTTAACCACATCCAGCATCGTGGCCCTGCCCTCGACCGTGGCGGTAATGTCCAACAGGGCGATTTCGTCCGCACCGGCCTTGCAGTATGCCAGGCAGCATTCCACCGGATCACCGGCATCACGGATGTTGACGAACTGAACGCCTTTCACCACTCTTCCGTTCTGCATATCGAGGCAGGGCATAATTTTTACGGCCATGCTCATCTCTCCTTTCATACCGCTTCGATGGTTGAAGGCGGCTTGCTCGTGACGTTGTAGGTAACACTCACCACACCCGAAACTTCCGATGTGATCCGGTCAGCCATTTTACGGAGCAGCGCGAAGGGGAGCTGCGTTGGTGACGCCGTCACGGCATCGAGGCTGTCCCAGCAGCGGATTTCGATCTGGAAACCATACGCCCGTTTGCCGTCGCGCACGCCCGTCACCCTGTCCTGGTGCAGGATGGCCATGTACTGAAAGGCGTCGATCCCCGCAAGCTCCTCTTCGACCACCACGGTGGCGCTTCTGACCAGCGCGATGCGATCCGGCGTCGCTTCGCCGATCACCCGGGCGGCCAGAGCGGGCCCGGGAAACGGGGGACGATGGTACATCTTCCCGGGCATGCCGAGGGCTTTTCCGATCATTCGCACCCCTGTTTTGCGCAGCTGAATGAGCGGTTCGATGACCGTGTAACCGTAGGCGGCCCGGGTGTCGATGCCGAGCTGCGCCAGGATGTTATGCTGGCGCTTGATGCCGGCCACGGTCTCTTCCACATCCGTGTATATCGTTCCCTGGAGCAGATAGGGCGCGCCGCTTTCCTTGACCAGCCGGCCGAACACCGTTTTGTAGAAGGTGTCGGTGATGGCCTGGCGTTTTTCTTCCGGGTCGGTCTTGCCCTTCAGGGCGGAAAAGAATTCCTTGCGGGCGTCCACCAGCTCGACCGGTACGCCGAGATCCCGCATGGCGGAGACAACGGATGCCGGCTCGCCCTCGCGCATGAGGCCGTTGTCGATAAAGTAGGTGAGCAGACGGGATCCCAGGGCGCGATGGGCCAGCATGGTGGTAACCGATGAATCCACACCGCCCGAAAGGGCATTGACGGCCGTTGCCCCGCCGACCTGCTCCGAAATCCGGCGGCACTGGTCTTCGATGAAGGCTTCGGGGCTCAGATCCGCCGTCTTGATTTCCTGAATCGTCATGATGCGATCTCCTCGTGAAGCGGTTTGCGCTTTTTTTTTAAATATGGTGTCACCCCAACCGCTTCGCCAACATTTCCTTGAGCAGTTTGGGATTGGCCTTCCCCTGTGAGGTTTTCATGGCCTGACCCATGAGAAAACCGAGGACCTTGGGGTTGCCGTTGCGAAAGTCCTGCACATCGGCGGGATGGTCCGCCAGGACGCGTTGGACGAGGGCCTCCAGATCGGTGGTGTCGGAGATCTGGCGAAAGCCGCCTTTCTCTACAATCTCCTCCAACGGGGCATCGCTGTCCAGAAGCCGGATCAGCACCTCCCGGGCGGCCTGGGTGTTGATCACCTCCCTTTCCACCAGGTTCAGGAGTTCGGCAAACCGTGCAGCGGTGAGCCGCGTCTCGCCGACGCTCCGGTTGCGCTCTTTCAGGGCAGAGAAGAGTTGACCGGCGATCCAGCCCGCCACCTTGCGCGGCGGCAGCGCGTGGGCGACAACAGCCTCGAAAAATTCGGACAGATCGCGTTCGGCGCTCACGGCGGCGGCCTCCTCGGCGGTCAGTGCGTAGGCGTCCATAAATCGCGCCGCTTTGTGGGCCGGCATCTCCGGCAGCCGCTGTCGGACGGCCTCAAGCCAGGCGTCGTCGATCACGATACGGGCCACCGACGGATCCGGCACGCAGGGACCTTCGAACTTGGCCCGCATGGGCGTGGTGACCTTTTTTTCGGGATCCCACAGACGGGTGTGCATCACGATCGGTTCGCCTTTTTCGAGGCACTCGGTCTGGCGGGTGATTTCGTAGGCAATGGCATCACCCACGTTTCGGATGGCGTTCATGTTCTTGATCTCTACCTTGGTGTTCAGGGCTTTGCTGCCCAACGGCCGCAATGAGACATTGGCATCCACCCGCAGGGTGCCCTGCTCCAGGCTGCATTCAGCGCTGCCCGTATAGCGCAGTTGGTCCCGCAGGGCTTTGATGTATTCCATGGCGTCGTGAGGGTCGCGCATGTCCGGCTCGCTCACGATTTCGATCAGGGGGGTCCCGGCGCGATTGAAGTCCACCAGGCTGATGGGTGTTCGGCCTTCGGTCTCGTGCAGCAGTTTGGCCACATCCTCCTCCAGATGAACGTGGTGGATACGCAGCCGTTTCACCTGACCGTCCGCAGCCACGATGTCCACCCAGCCGTTGCGGGCCAGAGGTTTGTGGTGCTGGGATAACTGATATCCCTTGGGCAGATCGGGGTAGTAATACACCTTTTGATCGAAAGCGCTTTCCGGCTGAATGACGCAGTTCAGGGCCAGACAGGCCAGCACGCCTTTTTCCAGGGCCTCCCGGCTCAGCTGCGGGAAGACCCCCGGCAGCCAGAGACAGACCGGACAGATATTGCGATTGGGTTCGTCGCCCGGCCGGTTGGGACAGTCACAGAACAACTTTGTGGCGGCGTTGAGCTGCACATGAATCTCAAGACCGATGACCGCTTCGTATTTCATGTCAGCATCCCTCCCCTGCTATTGATGACATCTGCCGGCCGATGGAGAGCAGCCGGGCATCGTCCAGCCGTCGACCGATGAGCTGCAGTCCCAAATCCGTGCCCGCGGCCAAGGTCGGATCCGGCACCTGCAACACCGGATGACCCGTGAGGTTGGCCGGGAGGGCCAGCCCAAAGGCGTCATAGGTTTCCTCGATGGTCGTCGCCCGCCCGGGATCATGGGCCGGCCGTCTAGTGGGCAGCACCAGCATGTCCACCTGTGCGAGCAGATCGGTCACGGCCCGCATCAGGCGTCCGCGGATCCGGCAGGCGTTTTCAAAGGCGGAATAGTTTTCAAACTGAAAATAGGCGCCCTGGAAGAGAAAGGGCTTGATCAGGGGCCCGAAGCTTTCGGCCCGGGTGTTCAAGTACATCTCGTTCCAGTTTTTGCCGGAGGCGCTGCGGTGACCGTACCGGACCCCGTCGTATTTACCGGCGCTGGAAGAGGCCTCGACCGCGGCGATCACTTGGTGGGCATCCCGAAAAAGGCCGGACGGGGCGAGGTTCACCTGCCGGGTGGCGATACCCATGGCGTCAAGCCGTGCAAGACTGGATTCAAAGGCGCTGCGCTCAGCCGCATTCAGGCCCTCCAACCACTCGGCGACGATCCCGGCCGTCGGTTGCGCCGTGATCGGCGGCAGATCAGCGCTGAAACCGGCGGCGCAGTCATCGGGCATGGACGGATCGTCGGGGTCCGAACCGGCCATGACGGCCAGGGCCCGGCCGATCCGGGCCGGATCGGCGGCCACCAGGCCGATGCACTCCATGGAGGGCACCAGGCCCATCAGGCCGCAGCGGGAAATCAGGCCATAACTGGGCTTGAATCCGAACAGACCGGCGCCGGACGCTGCAACCCGGGCTTCGCCCATGGTGTCGGTGATCAGCGCCAGTTCGGCACGGCCGTCGGCGATGATTTGGATGATGGTGTCGTCGGCCAGGCCGAAACCCAGCTCGGCCATATGCGAACTGCCGATCAGCACGGCACCGGACCGGGTCAGTCGGGCCACGGTCGTGGCGTCCGCAAGCGCAGTATATCCCGCAAGGGCATGTGAACCGGCATTGCAGGGCCATCCATTGACCGAAAGGTTCGGCTGAACCGCCACCCGCATGCCCGAAAGCGGACCGTCTGCGCCGGGTTGCTCCGGCAGTGAATTACGGTAAGTGAAAAGATCCGGCATGAGTGACCTCTCAATCCAGTACTGCGGCTGTTTTGAAGTAGCCGCCTTTTTCTGCGGGTGCATTCTTGAAAAGTTCTCCGCTTGCCGCCAGGGGGTGGATGCGGGGGGTTCTGCCTTCTCGGGTACGATTGGAGACGGCTGCGACGGAGAATAGCGGGGGCTCGTCCGAAGGGGCATTCCGGTTGATCCGTTCAGCGCAGGCCTGGGCCTGGGCCACGGCCTCGCCCATCGACGACCGCTCCGGGTCGGTGATTCCGATGCGCGATACCCAGGAGAGGCTGTCGATCAGATCCTTACCCTCGCCTGCACCCGGCAGCGGCAGGCCGCCGCCCATGTCGAGCAGACCCAGCTCTTGCAGCTGGAGGGGCGCCGCCGGCGAAGGAGCCTGGGTCAGCGGGCAATAGGCGCTGCGGTTTTTGGGAAAGGCGATCACCTCGCGGATGGAAGCGGCGCCCAGGATCATGGCCACGACCCGGTCGATGCCCAGGGCGATGCCGCCATGGGGCGGTGCGCCGAATGACAGGGCCTTGAGGAAGAATCCGAACTTTTCCGCCGCCTCCCCGGCATCCAGACCCAGGGCCTGAAAAACGCGCTGCTGCAACTTACTGTCGTTGATGCGGATGCTGCCGCCCCCCAGCTCCTCGCCGTTCATCACCAGGTCGTAGGCACGGGAGCGAAGTGCAAGCAGATCCTCGATGTTTCGCGGATCGAAATCCACGCGGTCCGGCATGGTGAAGGGATGGTGAATGGCCGTAACGCCGTCTTCCGCAGCTTCGAACAGGGGAAAGTCGGTGACCCAGAGCGGGGCGTACACATCTTTGGGAATCAGCGCCAACCGATGGGCCAAGTGCACCCGCAATTGCCCGAGGGCGGAGCAGACCAGAGACCAGGAGGGATCGGCGATCATCAGGATGACGTCCCCCGGTTGGGCCGCGAAGCGATCGAGGATTCCCCGGCGTTCATCATCGCTGAAGAACTGCACGATGTTGGACTCCAGCCCTTCGGCCATCACCCGCATCCAGGTCATGCCCTTTGCGCCGAATCCCGGAACGATCTCCCTGGCGTATTCATTCTGCAGTACGTTTTTGCTCAATCGATCGGACGCGCCTTTGACGTTGATGCCTTTGATGCATCCGCCCCGATCGAGGATCTGCCGGAAGATGCCGTAGCGGGTATGGGTGAAAAGGTCTGTGGCATCCTCGAAGGTCATGCCGAAACGCAGATCGGGCCGGTCCGAACCGGTTCGGTTCATGGCGTCCAGCCAGGTCATACGCGGGAAGGGACGCGGCAGATCGATGCCGCCGACGGAGAACATGCGAACGGTCAGTTCCTCGAAAAGATCGAAGATGTATTCCTCGTCGATGAAGGAGGCCTCGAGGTCCAGTTGGGTGAATTCCGGCTGCCGGTTAGGCCGCAGATCCTCGTCCCGGAAGCAGCGCACGATCTGGAAATAGCGCTCCATGCCGCCCACCATGAGCATCTGCTTGAACAGCTGGGGCGACTGGGGCAAGGCGTAAAAGCTTTTGGGAAACTGTCGGCTGGGCACTAAATAGTCCCGGGCGCCCTCGGGCGTACTTTTGGTAAGCATCGGGGTTTCGACCTCGATGAATCCCTGCTGATCCAGAAAATCCCGGATGGTCTTGACGATGCGGTGCCGCCGGATCAGGTGATCCTGCATGGTGGGACGGCGCAGATCGAGATAGCGGTACTGCAGTCTCAGATCCTCTCCCACCGTCTCGTCCCGCCTGACCACGCCGCCCGCCAACATCGATTTTTCCGATATCTGAAACGGGAGCGTCGCACAGCTGCCAAGGATGGCCAGGTCTTCAGCCACCACCTCGATATCGCCGGTGGCGATGCCCGGGTTTTCGGTCCCCCCGGTCCGTTGGATGACCCGGCCGGTGACACGGACGCAGAACTCGCTCCTGAGCACCGAAGCCCTGTCGCAAACCGCCTGTGGCGTGCCTTCGGGGGTGAATACGACCTGTACGATACCGCTGCGGTCACGCAAGTGAATGAAGAGCACTTCTCCGTGGTCCCGCAGGGCGTCCACCCAGCCGGCAAGGGTGACGGATTCGCCGGCATGGGACAGGCTCAGTTGACCGCAGTAGGATCGACCGATGGTTGGCATGGCTTCCACCTTTCATTCATATAGGTTTCATTCGCCGCAGGAGCCAAAACGACATCATGGCGAAGGCATGGCATAAAAGCGAATCAATTAGCATAACACCCGGCATTAATCAAGGCAGAGGTGCAAAGCTTTTTTCGCTTGCGGTGCTTCGGATTTTAAAGGTAATCGTTGTCACCCGAAATACGCTTTTTTGACGGCGTAATGAGGTTGTGGTGAACATATGATACCCTGAACATCGACAAAAACGATATCGGACATCCAGAGGAACATACTTCATGAGCACCCAAAAGTTCTATGCGGTTGCAAAGGGCCGGAAACCCGGCATCTATACCCGATGGTTCGGGGAAGCGGGGGCCCAGGCCCAGGTCAGCGGCTTCCCGGGGGCCGTATACAAGGGATTCCTGACCCGGGAGGAGGCTGAAGCCTTTTTGAAAAATCCGCCAAATCGTTGGAAACGCAAGTCTTCCGGCGGCAACATCTCCGCAGCGAAGGCCTCCCGAGATGCCGGGGAGCGGCTGCCCGATGCGGACCGCGTCATCATCTATACGGACGGCGGGGCCCTGGGAAACCCGGGTCCGGGAGGTTATGGAGTGGTTGTCGTCGAAGACGGTGCGACCCGGGAATTTTCCGGCGGATTTCGGCTCACCACCAACAACCGCATGGAACTGACCGCCTGCATTGTCGGCCTGCGCACTCTTGAAAAGCCGTCTGCCGTTACCCTTTACAGCGATTCAAAATACG harbors:
- a CDS encoding GMP synthase domain protein, whose protein sequence is MTIQEIKTADLSPEAFIEDQCRRISEQVGGATAVNALSGGVDSSVTTMLAHRALGSRLLTYFIDNGLMREGEPASVVSAMRDLGVPVELVDARKEFFSALKGKTDPEEKRQAITDTFYKTVFGRLVKESGAPYLLQGTIYTDVEETVAGIKRQHNILAQLGIDTRAAYGYTVIEPLIQLRKTGVRMIGKALGMPGKMYHRPPFPGPALAARVIGEATPDRIALVRSATVVVEEELAGIDAFQYMAILHQDRVTGVRDGKRAYGFQIEIRCWDSLDAVTASPTQLPFALLRKMADRITSEVSGVVSVTYNVTSKPPSTIEAV
- the hisF gene encoding imidazole glycerol phosphate synthase subunit HisF codes for the protein MAVKIMPCLDMQNGRVVKGVQFVNIRDAGDPVECCLAYCKAGADEIALLDITATVEGRATMLDVVKKVADAATVPFTVGGGISDVASAAAVLEAGADKISTSSAAFRKPDVIQEMVGAFGADRVTVAIDAAANPALPSGYEVYIDGGRTPTGVDAIEWAKRVDGYGVATILPTSKTTDGVKTGYDLPLIRKIKEATSAQVVASGGAGKLEHFYDAVQAGAGILLAASVFHFNIITIADLKAYLRQKGVAVA
- a CDS encoding amidase family protein codes for the protein MPDLFTYRNSLPEQPGADGPLSGMRVAVQPNLSVNGWPCNAGSHALAGYTALADATTVARLTRSGAVLIGSSHMAELGFGLADDTIIQIIADGRAELALITDTMGEARVAASGAGLFGFKPSYGLISRCGLMGLVPSMECIGLVAADPARIGRALAVMAGSDPDDPSMPDDCAAGFSADLPPITAQPTAGIVAEWLEGLNAAERSAFESSLARLDAMGIATRQVNLAPSGLFRDAHQVIAAVEASSSAGKYDGVRYGHRSASGKNWNEMYLNTRAESFGPLIKPFLFQGAYFQFENYSAFENACRIRGRLMRAVTDLLAQVDMLVLPTRRPAHDPGRATTIEETYDAFGLALPANLTGHPVLQVPDPTLAAGTDLGLQLIGRRLDDARLLSIGRQMSSIAGEGC
- the rnhA gene encoding ribonuclease HI; this translates as MSTQKFYAVAKGRKPGIYTRWFGEAGAQAQVSGFPGAVYKGFLTREEAEAFLKNPPNRWKRKSSGGNISAAKASRDAGERLPDADRVIIYTDGGALGNPGPGGYGVVVVEDGATREFSGGFRLTTNNRMELTACIVGLRTLEKPSAVTLYSDSKYVVDGITKGWARRWRSNGWMRTRTDRAVNPDLWAKLLDLCEKHDVEFRWVKGHAGNAGNERCDQLVRVQSARPDLPPDTVYEASRHL
- a CDS encoding 4Fe-4S binding protein, coding for MSVQSKKSFAAIDYQRCDPKTCAPDTGLCPAVSACTHKVIKQLDGVFESPMIFQDMCMGCWDCIAACPLNAIVVKHVGT
- the aspS gene encoding aspartate--tRNA ligase, which translates into the protein MPTIGRSYCGQLSLSHAGESVTLAGWVDALRDHGEVLFIHLRDRSGIVQVVFTPEGTPQAVCDRASVLRSEFCVRVTGRVIQRTGGTENPGIATGDIEVVAEDLAILGSCATLPFQISEKSMLAGGVVRRDETVGEDLRLQYRYLDLRRPTMQDHLIRRHRIVKTIRDFLDQQGFIEVETPMLTKSTPEGARDYLVPSRQFPKSFYALPQSPQLFKQMLMVGGMERYFQIVRCFRDEDLRPNRQPEFTQLDLEASFIDEEYIFDLFEELTVRMFSVGGIDLPRPFPRMTWLDAMNRTGSDRPDLRFGMTFEDATDLFTHTRYGIFRQILDRGGCIKGINVKGASDRLSKNVLQNEYAREIVPGFGAKGMTWMRVMAEGLESNIVQFFSDDERRGILDRFAAQPGDVILMIADPSWSLVCSALGQLRVHLAHRLALIPKDVYAPLWVTDFPLFEAAEDGVTAIHHPFTMPDRVDFDPRNIEDLLALRSRAYDLVMNGEELGGGSIRINDSKLQQRVFQALGLDAGEAAEKFGFFLKALSFGAPPHGGIALGIDRVVAMILGAASIREVIAFPKNRSAYCPLTQAPSPAAPLQLQELGLLDMGGGLPLPGAGEGKDLIDSLSWVSRIGITDPERSSMGEAVAQAQACAERINRNAPSDEPPLFSVAAVSNRTREGRTPRIHPLAASGELFKNAPAEKGGYFKTAAVLD
- the gatB gene encoding Asp-tRNA(Asn)/Glu-tRNA(Gln) amidotransferase subunit GatB, whose amino-acid sequence is MKYEAVIGLEIHVQLNAATKLFCDCPNRPGDEPNRNICPVCLWLPGVFPQLSREALEKGVLACLALNCVIQPESAFDQKVYYYPDLPKGYQLSQHHKPLARNGWVDIVAADGQVKRLRIHHVHLEEDVAKLLHETEGRTPISLVDFNRAGTPLIEIVSEPDMRDPHDAMEYIKALRDQLRYTGSAECSLEQGTLRVDANVSLRPLGSKALNTKVEIKNMNAIRNVGDAIAYEITRQTECLEKGEPIVMHTRLWDPEKKVTTPMRAKFEGPCVPDPSVARIVIDDAWLEAVRQRLPEMPAHKAARFMDAYALTAEEAAAVSAERDLSEFFEAVVAHALPPRKVAGWIAGQLFSALKERNRSVGETRLTAARFAELLNLVEREVINTQAAREVLIRLLDSDAPLEEIVEKGGFRQISDTTDLEALVQRVLADHPADVQDFRNGNPKVLGFLMGQAMKTSQGKANPKLLKEMLAKRLG